The Exiguobacterium aurantiacum DSM 6208 genome includes a window with the following:
- a CDS encoding HesB/IscA family protein encodes MIHLTESAALQVIDMMKQTERPDGQYLRIKVQGGGCTGLSYGMGFDEEKTDKDVQFDHHGVRVIVAEADHGVVDGLEIDYKQSMLGGGFTIKNPNAIATCGCGSSFRTASNAGTPGDC; translated from the coding sequence ATGATTCATTTGACAGAGTCAGCGGCGCTTCAGGTCATCGATATGATGAAACAGACCGAACGCCCCGATGGACAATATTTACGGATCAAAGTACAAGGGGGCGGATGTACCGGCTTGTCTTATGGAATGGGGTTCGATGAGGAAAAGACGGACAAGGACGTTCAGTTCGACCATCACGGGGTCCGCGTCATCGTCGCCGAGGCCGACCACGGTGTCGTCGATGGGCTCGAGATCGACTACAAACAGTCGATGCTCGGGGGCGGCTTTACGATTAAAAACCCGAACGCCATCGCGACGTGCGGTTGCGGCTCGAGTTTCCGGACCGCGTCGAACGCCGGGACACCGGGAGATTGCTGA
- a CDS encoding Rossmann-fold NAD(P)-binding domain-containing protein has translation MRKVLIFGGSRYFGKRLALRLAEAGDDVTIVTRGQLQVPEAEGIRSIKGDRQSVATMKDLSRDRYDVIYDNICFSPYQAKIAADAFLDRVGKYVLTSTLSVYAPGSHLKESDFNPLHYDYHLEADHDYGQGKREAESYFFHRASFPVATVRFPIVLGPDDYTDRLKFYVDAIRREEPIVLHHPEAKMGFISSFEAAAFLEWVGRANVTGPFNAASDGLISMGALMERIGYHLGKPVHIVKDGESSPYDTDVDYYMSIAEAKKAGFVFTQLDDWIDRVIIQTIRR, from the coding sequence ATGAGAAAAGTACTGATTTTCGGTGGGTCGCGCTATTTCGGGAAACGATTGGCACTCCGATTGGCGGAGGCGGGAGACGACGTGACGATTGTGACGCGAGGGCAACTGCAAGTGCCTGAGGCAGAAGGGATTCGTTCAATCAAAGGAGACCGGCAGTCGGTGGCGACGATGAAAGACTTATCACGCGACCGTTACGATGTCATCTATGACAACATTTGTTTTTCGCCGTATCAGGCGAAAATCGCGGCCGATGCGTTTTTGGACCGAGTCGGAAAATATGTGCTGACGTCGACGTTGTCCGTCTACGCCCCGGGTTCCCATTTAAAAGAAAGTGACTTCAATCCGCTCCATTACGATTACCACCTCGAAGCAGATCATGACTACGGACAAGGTAAACGGGAGGCCGAATCGTACTTCTTTCATCGCGCCTCGTTCCCGGTCGCGACCGTCCGCTTTCCGATCGTGCTCGGTCCGGACGACTATACAGACCGTCTCAAGTTTTATGTCGACGCGATTCGTCGGGAAGAGCCGATCGTCCTCCATCATCCGGAAGCAAAAATGGGCTTCATCTCAAGCTTTGAGGCGGCCGCCTTTTTGGAATGGGTCGGCCGGGCGAACGTGACCGGGCCGTTCAACGCGGCGAGCGACGGGTTGATCTCGATGGGTGCGCTCATGGAGCGGATTGGTTATCATCTCGGTAAACCGGTCCACATCGTCAAAGACGGGGAGTCGTCCCCGTACGACACGGACGTCGATTACTACATGTCGATCGCGGAGGCGAAAAAAGCCGGATTCGTGTTCACGCAACTTGATGATTGGATTGACCGCGTCATCATTCAGACGATTCGCAGATAA